Within the Tenrec ecaudatus isolate mTenEca1 chromosome 7, mTenEca1.hap1, whole genome shotgun sequence genome, the region AGCCTGGGTAACGGCAGGGAAGAGAAAGTCACCATAGTGAAAGCGGGTCTGGAGCTTCCAGAAGTTTGTGGGAGGATCCCACTGTCTTCTCGTTGCATCTGCCCACCAACGTCTCGAAGCCCTGTGTGCCAGCCTGCCCTTGTCTGGCGACCGTCCTTACTCAGTCACAGGATTCCGAAAACTGCTGGGTACAGGAAGGCTTTTTAAACATGATGACTTAGGTAGGTTTGTATGCTGACATTTGTACAAATAACCGGTATTCCAAAATATCTAATAGCAAAGGCGTAGGCAAAGGAATGATGATTTTCTCACCTCAGCGGGGCTGCTCACTGCCAAGTAGTAAGGAAGAGTCAACCTAGTTACTAGGCCCAAATGTTTAAACAACTTGacaaactgttttgttttttatcacaCTGCTAGACAGCAGATGCATTAGCAAGGTGTCTCCATGATCACTCAGAAGCTGTGGTGTCTTAGGTTAGGGCGGTGGAGTGGGCTGCTCAGTCACCGCCCGGCGCCGGGGCTGTGTCTTGCAGGCTATCGAGAGTGCGATCGGCGGGAACGCCTACCAGCACAGCAAGGTGAACCAGTGGACCACGAACGTCGTGGAGCAGACGCTGAGCCAGCTCACCAAGCTGGGGAAGCCGTTTAAGTACATCGGTaaggggctggggccccagggcaCTGCTGGTGGGGGTGCCGTCCACCAGGTCATCTCCCAGCGAGGGTGGCTACAAGGTGCCCTGAGGGCACAGTAGCTGAGCCCTCGGCTGCTCAccgaaaggttggctgtttgaccccaccagcccagtagccattctgtgggaggggAGGACAGCCTCAGCAGCCCTGGGGGTCCTTAGGAGCCAGAAACAGCGGTGCTGTCCCCAGAGAACCAGTGGTCCCTCGGTTTGTCCCCTGGCCCAGTGGAGCGGCTGGCACCGCTGCAGGCACAGGCCACAGCCAAGGGCTCTGGACCAGGACAGAAGCTTCAGTTGGAGTGCCGTGGGTCATGTCACCTCGTGGGCATGCTGTACTATCTATGCACTGTGACCTGGCAATATCCTCAGGAGGGCAAGCACACACGCTAACGGGGTGTATTTGATTCCAGTGACCTGTGTCATCATGCAGAAGAACGGAGCCGGGCTGCACACGGCGAGCTCTTGCTTCTGGGACAGCACCACCGACGGTAGGGCTCGCCCGCTCCCAACCATCTGCCTGGCTCGTGCATGAGGGCATGTGGAGCCTGCGCCCGGGTTGGAAGGTGCCAGCGTGGGCCTTGGCGAGCTGTGGTCTCATGAGGCACACTGGACTTTGCAGACAGTTGCAGAGAAGGGAAATTCGGCAGTTCCCCCAGAACAGACCCCTAACTGAGCAGGGCGACCTGGGCACCCACTGCCGCCCATCTCAGGTCTCACTGTGTCATTGAGTGATTTTGATCAATCAGACTCACCCCACCTGctttagaaggagccctggtgggccgtCCGGTGagcatcagactgctaaccacgaggtgggGGCTCAGAACCACCAGGCGCGctgagaaaggggaggctgtccGCTCCCTTGGAGAGTAACCGCCTCAGAAACCATATAGGCAGGCTGAGTAAGGAGATGGTCAGCAGGGGTTGGCTCGACAGCGGGGTTGGCCCAGTGGGTTATGTAAACTGTCAAGTGCCACCAGAGCACCCTGACTCACACACCTAGTCCCACGtccctgtctttggaatggacgCCTCAGCACTGGACAGTTTACAGTGGGTTCGGCTGCTCAGTGTAAGGTCAGTGTACTGGGCCCACAGTCACTCGGGAAAGATGAGGCGAGTCAAACCATCAGGGTGATGGTTGTCATGGGAACCCTGCCGGGTCCCCGAGGGTCACCTAGTTGAAAATGACTCCACACCCTTTGGTTTTAGGGGGTTAATGGTTCTTTGGGCACCACAAGAAGGCAGATGCAAGAaggcagatgctgtgtgggaccGTGGTCAGGGGAATCCGAAacgcccaaacccactgccacgggtgGGTTCTGTGTCGCGCCTTCTCAGTGTGCCATCTCTTGGCAGGGAGCTGCACAGTGCGCTGGGAGAACAAGACCATGTACTGCATCGTCAGCACTTTTGGCCTGTCCATCTAGTGCCTGCCCGCCAGCTGGCCCTCCTCAACATCTTTGCTCCTCAGCCACCAGCCACGGGTCAGCCACCACTTCTCGTCTCGTTTGTTTCTTTTGTCTGTTTGGTTTTTGTGGCACTCTCCAAATGTAGAGAGCACCAACCAAAGGGCTGCATCACCACATCGACCCGTGAGGTCGCTGGAAGCTGTGTGGCCACACGTGTCTCCGATTCTCTCCTCAAAGGTGCTCCACCGGAAATCTGTTCGTGTGGACCTTTCTCTACTCTGAAACGATTCACACACACTAATTTCTCCATACTCAGTGCTTTTGTTAGGATAATAAATTATTCCAATTTCAAGCAGGTGGTTTCCTTCCCGGCCGGTCCCCCTCAGGAGCTCCTCCGGCCTAGTGCTGGCATGTAGCATTCCTGCTATGGCTTCTCTGCTGTCAGGATTCGCTTGGTTCTCCTCTGTAGCCATCCTCGATGGATTCCTTGTTGGGCCAGGCTGAaactctgccctgggcctggCACCTGCCTTGGCAAAGTCCCCAGGCACTGCCTGGGCGGGAGGTAGGAGGCGGGAGAGGCTGTCCTGGCCCTGCCACCAGAGCGCCCATGtccctgtctttggaatggacgCTTGGCACTTGACAGTTTACAGAAGGGTTTAATGTTAACGGAAGAACGTGTTCATGGAGGGATCCCCACAGGCTGCTACTGAGCTCCCGGCCTCCCTGCCAGTGCCCTGTGGAGTTGAAAACGCTCCCCGGTGCCCGCACCAGAGCCTGCCCGGCAAATGAAAGGCCCCATGCGCTGCTCGAGAACCCTCTTCCCGAAGCACACCTGTCGAATGGCCGCACAGGTCAGCACACAGAGAGGAGGAGCATCGAACATTAAAAATTTATTAACATTTTCCAGGATGGCAAGCGCAGAACAGAGCCGTCTCTCACGTGGGCGCCTGCCATAGACATGTGCTGCTTTGGCCCGCTTCCAGGGGGCCGCCCTTCATCTGTGTCCTGTTTGCGTTtacaaacatttacagtctttgtAGAAAAGCAGTGTCAGTGGCAGAACACTGTCCGTTCCCTAGTTTTCTACAGGAGTTACAAGCAGACCCCAAACGTGTCCAGCCAGATAGCAGAACGGCACGCTGTCCCAAATGAAAGCCTGAAAGAAAACCatgctttttccccctctccctcttctccaAAGTACCGTATAAGGCAACTGGTTTTAATCCGTCCTGATACACCGTAACACCGTCTAATCTTGAGTAGGTGTTGGGGAAGCACCTGGTGTATCCTCCCTTCTAGGAGCTTCTACCTTCCTCCTGTGAAAGGGACTTGGGGAAAAGTCACCACAGCAGGGCCTGTTGCATGTCACTGCCTCCCGTAAATTACTCAAGGGCCACTAAAAGGCTGGTGACAGTCGTCTGGGGCCCTGTCCGTTCAGGCTGAATGGCAGCGCTCAGAGGACCCGTCACTGTAAGTTACACTGTGCTCGgcattccttccctgcctttcagAAGGGCCAGCAAGAACCACTGCCTCTGCCACTGTGGGGATTTCGTCCTGCGTCATGCAGGCCCGTCCCGCTGTCCCCGGGAAACCACTGCGCTCTGCTGGTCTCCCAGCACTTTCCCGGGCTGGACCACTGTAGAAGCGTCCCAAGGTGCCATTCGCTCCAGCCACTCCCAAGGGAGAACGTGTCAGCCCCGGGACTGACAACTTTAGTTAGCGCAACGTCGGTCCCCtccacatttttttcttccctgaTAACTCAAAAATTTCTGGCAGCTTTTAGTGTTTTTTAACTAATTATTGCACATAATATACATGCTAAATGCTACATACTATCAGCAAATTTTTACATGGGGTGTGCAGTACAAAATATGTACACACGATGCACTAAAAGAGTGCCAAAGTGCACACAGATGCCACCCCCTGGGGGTGCTgagctgggggggtggggaggctgcccaagcagatacctacactttagccTGGGCTATGGGCTATTGTACAAAAGCCTTGAATTGTCAGGAGGGCCACCGGGTCAATCTTTTTTCTGAAAAAGGGTGCTGGTAGGACAACTAAGTTTGGGCAcctgaaaatggaaataaaaaataacatgATTGAAATGAGGCCCCTCTTTACCCTCAAGTGCCTTCTGTAATCATTTCTCGTTGCCAAAGTACTTAGGAAAGCCAGTAAGTAGCCCACTCTCCTTTCACAGACGCCATGCACAGCCAGCCACTGAGGAAGTTCGTCGTCAGCTCCGAATTATGTTATAGGACAGAGGGCCGCTGTCCAAAGTTCGACGGCGTTTGGGCACACAGCCAAATAGTCGATACTGACAGAAAGCAGCAGGCGTCGGAAACCCAACCACATCCTCGATCGAGTGTGAACCGGAAGTCTTCGTTGGTCTACATGGCGCCGTTTATGGGGAAAGTCGTCTTGGGAGGTGGAAATTTTGATGGCAAAAAACAGCCATCCTCACTCCCTCGTTAAGAAAGGGACACAGACACGTGGTCCTGTGGGAACCTGAGTCAACAGCACAGTCCTCAACCACCCAGGCCCACGGCGTTTCAGGACAAGCACATGTAGTGGAGGTGGCGCTCCTGT harbors:
- the DYNLT1 gene encoding dynein light chain Tctex-type 1; this encodes MEDYQAAEETAFVVDEVSNIVKEAIESAIGGNAYQHSKVNQWTTNVVEQTLSQLTKLGKPFKYIVTCVIMQKNGAGLHTASSCFWDSTTDGSCTVRWENKTMYCIVSTFGLSI